The Verrucomicrobiota bacterium genome includes a window with the following:
- a CDS encoding acetylxylan esterase, whose translation MNTTTPLKFTFLISSLTLLLWSPLKAVLLDMSEAAPEEMLCVGNHWTPNEANLMMKEFASTWDNKRSWEKRADMIRQGILEGLRWDHMPNIKGHFNPIIHSRREMDGYVVENIAIESFPGFWITGNLYSPLIPKAKNPAILNPHGHLANKRFTDYMQIRCAAFARMGAIAFTYDMVGYAESTQTTHKMPIAALLQTWNSTRVLEYLLSRPDVDPDHIGMTGGSGGGTQTFVLTAIDDRITVSAPVVQVSAHFFGGCVCESGMPIHKSNQHQTNNVELAAMAAPRPLLLVSNGADWTRNTPRIEYPYVQSVYALYNAEHNVENVHLPLESHDYGFSKRAAAYGFFAHHLGLGRKGIPYNEGWDESFVTILSTDELRVFNDAHPRPTNILMGDEAVMSHLGFKYESPK comes from the coding sequence ATGAATACAACTACCCCACTCAAATTTACTTTCCTGATAAGCAGCCTTACATTGCTTTTGTGGTCACCACTCAAAGCAGTGCTGCTGGATATGAGCGAGGCGGCACCGGAGGAAATGCTTTGCGTAGGCAACCATTGGACACCCAATGAAGCCAACCTGATGATGAAGGAATTTGCCTCCACCTGGGATAACAAACGTTCCTGGGAAAAACGGGCTGACATGATTCGCCAAGGAATCCTGGAAGGACTCCGCTGGGATCACATGCCGAACATCAAGGGACATTTTAATCCCATTATTCACAGTCGTCGCGAGATGGATGGATACGTGGTCGAGAACATCGCCATTGAGAGTTTCCCCGGCTTCTGGATTACCGGGAATTTATACAGCCCCCTTATACCGAAAGCCAAAAACCCGGCCATCCTCAACCCCCATGGCCATTTGGCCAACAAGCGGTTTACCGACTATATGCAAATACGCTGCGCAGCCTTCGCCCGCATGGGTGCCATCGCGTTTACCTACGACATGGTCGGTTATGCCGAATCCACCCAGACAACCCACAAAATGCCCATCGCGGCTCTGCTTCAGACTTGGAACAGCACTCGCGTCCTGGAATACCTTTTATCCCGACCGGATGTCGACCCGGACCATATCGGTATGACAGGCGGGTCCGGCGGAGGGACACAGACATTTGTTCTGACAGCCATTGATGATCGCATCACTGTGTCCGCACCGGTAGTACAAGTTTCAGCACACTTCTTTGGTGGCTGTGTCTGCGAAAGCGGCATGCCCATCCACAAAAGCAATCAGCACCAAACCAATAACGTAGAATTGGCCGCCATGGCTGCGCCACGCCCGCTACTCCTGGTATCCAACGGAGCTGATTGGACCCGTAACACTCCACGAATTGAATACCCGTATGTCCAAAGCGTTTATGCCCTCTACAATGCGGAGCACAACGTGGAGAATGTACACCTTCCCCTGGAAAGCCACGATTACGGTTTTTCAAAACGTGCTGCGGCCTATGGATTCTTTGCCCACCATCTGGGTCTTGGCAGAAAAGGCATTCCCTACAATGAAGGCTGGGACGAAAGCTTTGTTACGATTTTGTCGACAGATGAGCTACGCGTGTTCAACGACGCACATCCTCGCCCGACCAACATCCTAATGGGCGACGAGGCAGTGATGTCGCATCTGGGTTTTAAATACGAATCTCCAAAATAG
- a CDS encoding alpha/beta hydrolase, whose product MKYSVLAKVMTTIIVSHNMMNRFLALVIALTIFSTRPVAAIDPHIPSHWTEGWVVANNIRMHYWRTGGEKPPLMMLHGYSDDGLCWTAIAKELEHKYDIILPDARGFGLTDPPSQSEPADIQVEDLSNLIKALKLQKPILMGHSMGSSSVAWFSARHPEIPKASILVDPRLVSSPTTEPTDRNAGVEKRVADILARNNTSYEALFDGQKARNPHFSFLELHFWALSKQLYHPNTAYRSPDDRPSMSELFAKTNCPTLILKADDQGELREKNKEVAALLKEGQLVHVKDAGHSVHRDQPKLFLDALNSFLDKI is encoded by the coding sequence ATGAAATACTCGGTGCTCGCCAAGGTCATGACAACTATTATTGTCAGTCACAATATGATGAATCGATTTCTTGCTCTCGTAATTGCACTGACCATTTTCTCGACCAGACCAGTCGCTGCAATTGACCCCCACATCCCCTCCCACTGGACTGAAGGCTGGGTCGTAGCAAACAATATTCGCATGCACTATTGGCGCACCGGCGGAGAGAAGCCTCCCTTAATGATGCTGCATGGTTACTCGGACGATGGTCTTTGTTGGACGGCCATAGCCAAAGAACTTGAGCACAAATACGATATCATTCTTCCTGATGCACGTGGATTCGGATTAACCGATCCGCCTTCACAGTCTGAACCTGCGGACATTCAGGTTGAAGATCTTTCCAACTTGATCAAAGCGTTAAAACTTCAAAAGCCGATCCTTATGGGTCACTCGATGGGTAGCTCATCCGTAGCTTGGTTTTCAGCCCGCCACCCCGAAATCCCAAAGGCCTCAATTCTTGTAGACCCTCGACTCGTATCCAGTCCGACAACAGAACCGACAGACCGAAATGCAGGCGTCGAGAAAAGAGTAGCTGACATTCTTGCACGCAACAACACCAGCTATGAAGCATTGTTCGATGGTCAAAAAGCACGCAACCCACATTTCAGTTTTCTAGAGCTCCATTTCTGGGCATTATCGAAACAGCTTTACCATCCGAACACGGCTTACCGAAGTCCCGACGATAGACCAAGCATGAGCGAACTCTTTGCCAAAACGAACTGCCCTACCCTAATATTAAAAGCGGATGACCAAGGGGAGCTGAGAGAGAAAAATAAAGAAGTAGCCGCACTCCTCAAAGAAGGTCAGCTCGTTCATGTCAAAGATGCAGGCCACAGTGTTCACCGCGATCAACCAAAACTATTTCTCGATGCTTTAAACAGCTTCCTCGACAAAATCTAA
- a CDS encoding NIPSNAP family protein encodes MMNRRKFLAASAIAGAGSASLLHGKAHKASEQRFHELIRFEVLNNAKRGRLEKFLGDVVIPGLNKLGCSPIGVFRPKYGAHGEEVYMLVPHANIESFLTVWDKLVDTPEYQAAADTEMSDPLYDRMESSLMKAFSGMTEVEVPTAIVGHKDRIFEMRTYESHNRMKGIRKMEMFNKGGEIQIFRDTGLHPVFFGQTVAGPLMPNLVYMLAFTDMVQRDKHWQQFSSSPDWAELRKDTRYKDTVSTITDVILSASSISQI; translated from the coding sequence ATGATGAATCGTCGCAAATTTCTCGCCGCATCCGCTATCGCAGGAGCCGGTTCGGCTTCTCTACTCCACGGGAAAGCTCACAAGGCCAGTGAACAACGCTTCCACGAACTCATTCGTTTCGAAGTGCTGAACAATGCCAAACGAGGCAGACTGGAAAAATTCCTGGGCGATGTTGTTATTCCTGGCCTGAATAAACTGGGTTGTAGCCCCATTGGCGTATTCAGGCCCAAGTATGGAGCACATGGCGAGGAGGTCTATATGCTGGTGCCGCACGCTAATATTGAATCATTCTTAACGGTGTGGGATAAACTGGTGGATACCCCTGAATATCAAGCGGCGGCGGACACGGAAATGTCCGACCCTCTTTACGATCGAATGGAATCCTCTCTAATGAAAGCCTTCTCTGGAATGACTGAAGTAGAAGTGCCTACTGCGATCGTCGGACACAAAGATCGAATATTTGAGATGCGGACTTACGAAAGCCACAACCGTATGAAAGGTATCCGTAAAATGGAGATGTTTAACAAAGGTGGAGAAATCCAGATCTTCCGCGATACGGGTCTTCATCCAGTGTTTTTCGGTCAAACCGTAGCTGGCCCGCTTATGCCAAACCTCGTTTATATGCTCGCGTTTACCGATATGGTACAACGAGACAAACATTGGCAGCAATTCTCCAGCAGTCCTGATTGGGCGGAGCTCAGAAAAGATACCCGCTACAAAGACACAGTATCCACCATCACCGATGTGATCTTGTCAGCGTCTTCCATTTCGCAAATCTAA
- a CDS encoding serine hydrolase has product MRTILTILFVLSGAVLNANFEALTEFQKNIIQEEETGSNVAMVFKDEQVVYFHAQNSSKPGDKDVTQHSIFPIWSMSKPITIVAMMTLYEKGLLDFEDPVSKYIPQFADVPCLGPDGVYDCVNELKIIHLMTHRSGYSYRGVPDHTGTTSTIKYNNLKDFVEDVAKVPLAFEPGKKYLYGLNQAILGRVVEVITGETFYEYLKKTIFDPLEMKSTKFYLTADERANRFQPLFINTGTLKGFTFELNELSYAEDNHAYYGGEGLVSTITDYSKFCQMLLNGGSLEGKKIITPKSIEIMTKKRSEGYPFEEYAGTNKLGFYYGFSLFVLENPAIDGVGASKGIYGWSGYHNTHFWIDPEKNMFGLFMSRARGVSPGFQKRLREAVYSSLE; this is encoded by the coding sequence ATGAGAACAATTCTAACCATTTTATTTGTCCTTTCAGGAGCAGTCTTAAACGCCAACTTCGAAGCTCTGACCGAATTTCAGAAAAACATCATCCAGGAGGAAGAAACGGGTAGCAATGTGGCGATGGTGTTCAAGGATGAGCAGGTCGTTTACTTTCATGCACAAAACTCCTCAAAACCTGGCGATAAAGATGTAACGCAGCATAGCATTTTTCCCATTTGGTCCATGTCCAAGCCAATCACCATCGTTGCGATGATGACCTTGTATGAAAAAGGATTGTTAGATTTCGAGGATCCGGTGTCGAAGTACATTCCGCAGTTTGCCGATGTCCCGTGCCTGGGGCCTGATGGTGTCTATGACTGCGTCAATGAACTCAAAATTATTCATCTGATGACTCATCGATCGGGTTATTCTTATCGGGGTGTTCCAGATCACACCGGAACCACCAGCACAATTAAATACAACAATCTGAAAGACTTTGTTGAAGATGTTGCGAAAGTCCCCCTCGCGTTTGAACCGGGAAAAAAGTATTTGTATGGACTGAACCAGGCTATTCTGGGTCGGGTGGTCGAAGTGATAACAGGCGAAACCTTTTATGAGTATCTCAAGAAAACGATCTTCGATCCACTTGAGATGAAGAGTACAAAATTTTATTTAACCGCAGATGAAAGAGCCAACCGTTTTCAGCCTTTGTTTATAAATACTGGTACTTTAAAAGGTTTCACTTTCGAACTGAACGAATTGAGCTATGCCGAAGATAATCACGCCTACTATGGTGGTGAAGGATTGGTTTCAACCATTACGGATTATTCCAAATTCTGTCAGATGCTTTTGAACGGTGGCAGCCTGGAGGGGAAGAAAATCATCACCCCAAAAAGCATTGAAATCATGACCAAAAAACGGTCAGAAGGATATCCGTTCGAAGAGTACGCGGGAACGAATAAACTGGGTTTTTATTATGGCTTTTCCTTGTTCGTTTTAGAGAACCCTGCGATCGATGGTGTCGGTGCTTCCAAAGGCATATACGGCTGGTCCGGTTATCATAACACTCACTTCTGGATCGATCCTGAGAAAAACATGTTTGGGCTTTTCATGAGTCGCGCCCGAGGTGTGAGTCCAGGTTTTCAGAAACGGCTTCGGGAAGCAGTGTATAGTTCGCTAGAATAA
- a CDS encoding DUF1501 domain-containing protein, with protein sequence MFRIPGPKGKDLCDSHLGINRRDFLRVGGAGMLGMTLNNILRAQSTSTGSAFSGGPGWGKAKSVIMVYLQGGPSHLDLWDPKQRDSVPDNVRSEFNNISTKIPGVQFTDILPNLAKVNDKFTMIRSMSYTPDGLFNHTAAIYQIMTGYTTDKVSPSGQLEPPSPKDFPNFGSNITRLKPTDEPMLPFVMLPRPLQESNVVNKGGTAGFLGKAYDPYYLFPEGDDMMLDKMDGIKVDDLQLRPDVFSARLRRRANLREAINAQMPLIDKAVEEYNIDEFYSQALNLLVSGRARDAFDIGAEPEKMRDRYGRNTFGQSCLLARRLVEAGTKVVEVIWPKVANSDNHSWDHHVGLSKRMKSQSGPMLDQGLSALFEDLDDRGLLDETLVVAIGEFGRSPEKGVSTSGNTNSSDGRDHWPYCYTSVIGGAGIKRGYVHGKSDKTGSAPTEDPVHPTEILATVYHAMGIDPATIVHNHLNQPRELVKAERVSALFA encoded by the coding sequence ATGTTCAGAATACCAGGACCAAAAGGAAAAGATCTCTGCGATTCACATCTCGGAATAAACCGCCGCGACTTCCTTCGAGTGGGTGGGGCAGGCATGCTCGGCATGACGCTCAACAATATTCTTCGTGCGCAATCCACATCTACTGGCAGCGCATTCTCCGGGGGACCCGGTTGGGGCAAAGCGAAGTCGGTTATCATGGTTTACCTCCAGGGTGGTCCCAGTCATCTCGACCTATGGGACCCGAAACAGCGTGATTCCGTGCCGGACAATGTGCGGTCCGAGTTTAATAATATTTCCACCAAAATTCCGGGTGTTCAGTTTACGGACATCCTTCCCAATCTGGCTAAGGTGAATGACAAGTTCACTATGATTCGTTCGATGAGTTACACGCCCGATGGGTTGTTTAATCATACTGCCGCTATCTACCAGATCATGACCGGTTATACGACCGATAAGGTCAGTCCTTCCGGTCAGCTGGAGCCTCCTTCTCCTAAAGATTTCCCCAACTTCGGGTCGAACATTACACGCCTTAAACCAACGGATGAACCCATGCTTCCGTTTGTTATGCTTCCTCGTCCGCTTCAGGAATCCAATGTTGTAAACAAGGGAGGCACCGCCGGGTTCCTTGGAAAAGCTTACGATCCATATTATCTCTTCCCGGAAGGAGATGACATGATGCTGGATAAGATGGATGGGATTAAGGTTGATGACCTTCAACTGCGTCCGGACGTATTCTCAGCGAGACTTCGTCGTCGTGCAAACTTACGCGAGGCAATCAATGCGCAGATGCCACTCATCGATAAAGCGGTTGAAGAATATAACATCGACGAATTTTATTCACAGGCTTTGAATCTACTCGTCAGTGGCCGCGCTCGAGACGCATTCGACATCGGGGCCGAACCCGAAAAAATGCGCGATCGCTACGGCCGCAACACTTTCGGTCAAAGTTGTCTTCTTGCACGACGTCTGGTTGAGGCTGGAACGAAAGTGGTCGAGGTTATTTGGCCCAAAGTTGCCAATTCCGATAACCATAGTTGGGATCATCATGTTGGCCTGAGTAAACGCATGAAGAGCCAATCGGGGCCCATGCTTGACCAAGGTCTTAGCGCACTCTTTGAGGACCTGGATGATCGAGGGTTACTGGATGAAACACTGGTAGTCGCCATAGGTGAATTTGGACGCAGTCCGGAAAAAGGAGTTTCAACGTCAGGCAACACGAACAGTTCCGATGGTCGTGATCATTGGCCTTACTGTTATACCAGCGTTATCGGCGGCGCAGGAATCAAGCGCGGATACGTTCATGGCAAATCCGACAAAACAGGATCGGCTCCGACAGAAGATCCGGTTCATCCAACCGAAATATTAGCCACCGTTTACCATGCCATGGGAATTGATCCGGCGACCATTGTGCACAATCACCTCAATCAGCCACGCGAGTTGGTGAAGGCTGAGCGTGTTTCTGCATTGTTCGCTTAG